In Anopheles gambiae chromosome 2, idAnoGambNW_F1_1, whole genome shotgun sequence, a single window of DNA contains:
- the LOC1281862 gene encoding protein split ends isoform X39: MGLIDDDSFNESVHSSAIMLTDESDRIPSTTLAVLRGILVKSLSRENLSLTDQQQLLGTRKARHVQFSLAGNRDATVQKQSRPSSANRELQKEREERIKQMKERQNEERQKKLEELKAQALAAQKFREQKEEERRRRMDDLRRRESDRRSQVEERRRAIIEADNERREYILRKNQERDQRMETKRRNDRGSIQFAFGSSTPRMIDTSDSGMCSSFWAHRRATSITNVAYTGAALTRRSSERELTDSASKKRATSASGLDRSTDEMNYQRTVNRRKTDLMPTIPSPRDSSRSSLGTHTPRTPGRAFSMTRLDQLAQPRRRNGEHISAILERERRQALELENLTRLSLSSSRSSPTGSGGNSKRMSRSMSQLAGSGAKYRNQSQDSNSGRSPGFGGGRKSSFNSSSINSGSTSPMRRNDTSKSMSQLNTAGSTPRITKTERLRQQYHHHQQQQQHHQQHQNQLLVTNDKPPLPKTGSGASTGSGVSSATSKHRLSSAGSGSLTTTPAKSASGTETPTKKPLTLHSAEKRSAGARGATPKASSTPLQSPGPEKASRNLLDSLKKSADGPKKVPASKTPAQKDDAVVVEAKQEPPSVAAPKVEELSAQQEAILQRDDGSQQASLVEVDQSFGQEEQPQQQQEEVVVPVQQEAPAPAQTEDAELPKQAEEAVTVEVVEQAPTTKQQQQAPLEQQDVSAVQAAEPTMMVAEEVPENVNGSLTVEVSGAGADAMTASMIAKRINTEEEAKAALAERRRLAREEAERLAELERKRIEAEEQAERQRILEEEERLRKLEEETIRLAEEQRRMEEERLQQAIEEARRRDEEERKRREEEARQKAEREEAERKAREEAERQRVEMAERLKKEEKEREERRKRVEAIMSRTRAKGAANNTPTKNNEDDKENAMSKSQIVLSSTPAALPTGTAMSASTISMTDSFIASEIRQEQQQQQQQTQHQSLEQAMESLSLSNNNTTSSNSSSSSSDTLANSSTINNNINNNNNNTNGGNVQFDKSVTEKENLLLASSTAGAAVVVANNNLNNGSTSNGTVVEPATNEEGTNGTKGESLLLTTNGKSEQQSPAMMASSNGSSNATTANSTSDLIIEDALMGQTNGHKNGTMDNVFAVNDSMKAQTVPTELTNNFYTPKNGDHHQNGDSSGDGADRDAYPSLIEPNTAGTEQQQHCSSFDSSGTVSTATTETTIVMADGASTNADQLIDFASFSTSEEPFGHSMPRDASVSDANFNPLLASPAFGGSVAGAGSENETSLAQHTPLDVHNISNNNSINPFFTVSDPVLLDSKRRESGGNDAPEAVLFDLTLDNTGNGGSNNSITSSPFFNNNNNNNTAPSSNNTPWLVSATTDGQENRDLSLL, from the exons ATGGGTTTGATCGACGATGACAGTTTCAATGAATCAGTGCACTCAAGCGCCATCATGTTGACCGATGAAAGTGATCGTATTCCGAGCACGACGCTCGCTGTGCTGCGCGGCATATTAGTGAAATCATTGTCCCGCGAGAATTTGAGCCTGaccgatcagcagcagctgttGGGAACGCGGAAGGCACGCCATGTTCAATTTAGTCTAG CTGGAAACAGAGATGCGACCGTACAAAAACAGTCAAGGCCGTCTTCAGCCAATAGAG AACTGCAAAAGGAACGTGAGGAACGAATAAAACAGATGAAGGAACGACAGAACGAGGAGCGGCAGAAGAAGCTCGAGGAGCTGAAGGCACAAGCACTAGCGGCGCAAAAGTTCCGCGAGCAGAAGGAGGAAGAACGACGCCGCCGGATGGACGACCTGCGGAGGCGGGAAAGTGACCGACGGTCACAGGTCGAGGAGCGTCGCCGGGCCATCATCGAGGCCGATAACGAGCGACGGGAGTACATACTGCGCAAGAACCAGGAGCGGGATCAGCGCATGGAGACGAAACGACGCAACGATCGAGGCTCGATCCAGTTCGCTTTCGGATCGTCGACACCGCGGATGATCGATACCAGTGACAGTGGCATGTGCAGCTCGTTCTGGGCTCATAGGAG AGCCACATCCATTACGAACGTAGCGTATACAGGGGCGGCATTAACGAGGCGTAGTTCCGAGCGCGAACTAACCGACAGTGCGTCGAAGAAACGAGCTACCTCTGCCAGTGGTCTCGACCGATCGACCGACG AAATGAACTATCAGCGCACTGTCAATCGTCGAAAGACCGATCTAATGCCTACCATTCCTAGTCCTCGTGATAGCTCTAGATCGTCTCTCGGTACACACACTCCCAGAACACCAG GCCGAGCGTTCTCGATGACACGCTTGGATCAGCTGGCGCAACCACGACGACGCAACGGCGAGCACATCAGCGCGATTCTGGAGCGCGAGCGCCGTCAGGCCCTGGAGCTGGAGAACCTTACCCGTTTGTCACTGTCCTCGTCCCGCTCGTCGCCGACCGGTAGCGGCGGCAACAGCAAGCGAATGTCGCGCAGCATGTCTCAGCTGGCCGGCAGCGGTGCAAAGTATCGGAACCAATCGCAGGACTCGAATTCCGGTCGCAGTCCCGGCTTCGGCGGAGGTCGCAAGTCATCGTTCAATTCGTCGTCAATTAACAGTGGCAGCACGTCGCCCATGCGTCGCAACGATACCTCCAAGAGCATGTCCCAGCTGAACACGGCCGGCAGCACACCGCGCATCACCAAAACCGAGCGTCTCCGCCAGcagtaccaccaccatcagcagcaacagcagcatcaccaaCAGCATCAGAATCAGCTCCTGGTGACGAACG ATAAACCTCCACTCCCAAAGACAGGATCCGGCGCATCGACCGGCAGCGGTGTATCTAGCGCGACCAGCAAACATCGGCTATCGAGCGCTGGTTCCGGCAGCCTCACCACGACCCCTGCAAAATCCGCATCCGGCACGGAAACGCCCACGAAGAAACCGTTGACGCTGCATTCGGCAGAGAAACGTTCCGCGGGCGCGAGAGGTGCCACACCGAAAGCGTCCTCTACGCCGCTGCAATCACCTGGACCGGAGAAGGCATCGCGCAACCTGCTGGATTCGTTGAAGAAATCGGCCGATGGCCCCAAGAAGGTCCCGGCGTCGAAGACTCCCGCTCAAAAGGATGATGCAGTGGTGGTGGAAGCCAAACAGGAACCGCCGTCGGTTGCTGCTCCCAAGGTGGAAGAGCTGAGCGCCCAGCAGGAAGCGATCCTGCAACGTGACGATGGCTCGCAGCAGGCTTCACTGGTAGAGGTGGATCAATCGTTCGGACAAGAGGaacagccacagcagcagcaggaagagGTGGTGGTTCCGGTGCAGCAAGAAGCTCCGGCACCCGCACAGACAGAGGACGCTGAACTACCAAAGCAAGCAGAAGAAGCCGTTACGGTGGAGGTAGTAGAACAAgcgccaaccacgaagcaacaacagcaagctCCATTGGAGCAACAGGACGTTAGTGCTGTTCAAGCAGCAGAGCCTACAATGATGGTCGCGGAAGAGGTACCAGAGAACGTTAACGGTAGTTTAACTGTTGAAGTATCTGGGGCCGGGGCTGACGCAATGACCGCTTCCATGATCGCCAAGCGCATCAACACGGAGGAGGAAGCAAAGGCTGCACTGGCCGAGCGTCGTCGTTTGGCGCGCGAGGAAGCCGAACGACTGGCGGAACTGGAGCGCAAGCGTATCGAGGCCGAGGAGCAGGCCGAGCGGCAGCGCATCCTGGAGGAAGAAGAGCGCCTGCGCAAGCTGGAAGAGGAAACGATCCGGCTGGCCGAGGAGCAGCGGCGCATGGAGGAGGAGCGGCTTCAGCAGGCCATCGAGGAGGCACGCCGACGGGATGAGGAGGAACGCAAGCGGCGCGAAGAGGAAGCTCGGCAAAAGGCGGAGCGCGAGGAGGCCGAGCGTAAGGCGCGCGAGGAAGCCGAACGGCAGCGCGTCGAGATGGCCGAGCGGCTgaagaaggaggaaaaggagcgCGAGGAACGCCGGAAGCGCGTTGAAGCAATCATGTCCCGTACCCGTGCCAAGGGAGCAGCCAACAACACGCCGACAAAG AATAACGAAGACGACAAGGAAAATGCCATGTCCAAGAGCCAGATTGTACTTTCGTCCACGCCGGCCGCCCTACCAACCGGTACTGCCATGTCCGCATCTACCATATCGATGACCGATTCGTTCATTGCGTCCGAAATTCgacaagagcagcagcagcagcagcaacagaccCAACACCAGTCCCTGGAACAGGCGATGGAGTCCCTGTCGctgagcaacaacaacaccaccagtagcaatagcagcagtagcagcagtgacACCCTAGCCAACAGTAGCACCattaacaacaacatcaacaataacaacaacaacaccaacggcGGTAACGTGCAGTTCGACAAGTCCGTGACGGAGAAGGAGAACCTACTGCTCGCCAGCAGTACCGCCGGTGCCGCCGTGGTGGTGGCTAACAACAATCTCAACAACGGTAGCACCAGCAATGGTACCGTGGTCGAACCAGCCACCAACGAGGAAGGCACTAACGGCACCAAGGGTGAGTCGCTTCTACTGACGACGAACGGCAAATCGGAGCAGCAGTCGCCAGCGATGATGGCGAGCAGCAATGGCAGCAGCAATGCCACCACAGCCAACAGCACCTCGGACCTGATCATCGAGGATGCGCTGATGGGCCAAACCAACGGACACAAGAACGGCACCATGGACAATGTGTT TGCTGTGAATGATTCGATGAAGGCGCAGACCGTTCCGACCGAACTAACTAACAATTTCTACACGCCGAAAAATGGTGATCATCACCAGAACGGCGACAGCAGCGGCGACGGCGCTGATCGGGACGCATACCCTTCCTTGATCGAGCCGAACACTGCCGGaacggaacagcagcagcactgctCGTCCTTTGACTCGTCTGGCACTGTCTCCACTGCCACGACAGAAACAACCATCGTTATGGCGGACGGTGCAAGCACCAATGCTGACCAGCTGATCGATTTCGCTAGCTTTTCCACCAGCGAGGAACCGTTCGGCCATTCGATGCCTCGCGATGCAAGCGTCAGCGATGCTAACTTCAACCCGCTTCTCGCCTCTCCCGCGTTCGGCGGTagtgttgctggtgctggcaGCGAGAACGAGACGAGCCTAGCGCAACATACACCCCTCGATGTGCATAACATATCCAACAACAATAGTATTAACCCCTTCTTCACTGTGAGCGATCCCGTGCTGCTCGACAGCAAACGACGAGAGTCTGGTGGAAACGATGCACCCGAAGCGGTCCTCTTTGATCTAACCCTTGATAACACCGGGAACggcggcagcaacaacagtatCACTAGCAGTCCCTTtttcaataacaacaacaacaataacactgCACCATCATCCAACAACACTCCCTGGCTAGTCTCGGCGACAACCGACGGTCAAGAGAATCGAG ACTTGTCGCTCTTGTGA
- the LOC1281862 gene encoding titin homolog isoform X12, with protein MGLIDDDSFNESVHSSAIMLTDESDRIPSTTLAVLRGILVKSLSRENLSLTDQQQLLGTRKARHVQFSLAGNRDATVQKQSRPSSANRDRLHEQSVAHTLHWFACVGDDSVDNGRNTEELQKEREERIKQMKERQNEERQKKLEELKAQALAAQKFREQKEEERRRRMDDLRRRESDRRSQVEERRRAIIEADNERREYILRKNQERDQRMETKRRNDRGSIQFAFGSSTPRMIDTSDSGMCSSFWAHRRATSITNVAYTGAALTRRSSERELTDSASKKRATSASGLDRSTDDQRRMSSSMYEVFNWTSTSECPRKLTFSLAGSGINIDDPPTAAEYQPAASRNYASGKDDTAEMNYQRTVNRRKTDLMPTIPSPRDSSRSSLGTHTPRTPGRAFSMTRLDQLAQPRRRNGEHISAILERERRQALELENLTRLSLSSSRSSPTGSGGNSKRMSRSMSQLAGSGAKYRNQSQDSNSGRSPGFGGGRKSSFNSSSINSGSTSPMRRNDTSKSMSQLNTAGSTPRITKTERLRQQYHHHQQQQQHHQQHQNQLLVTNGLRSGEMTPTSLNTSRPGSAMSSSTTASGIVYRRTLPAQRKPRPASIAVTGVSASGLKEDKPPLPKTGSGASTGSGVSSATSKHRLSSAGSGSLTTTPAKSASGTETPTKKPLTLHSAEKRSAGARGATPKASSTPLQSPGPEKASRNLLDSLKKSADGPKKVPASKTPAQKDDAVVVEAKQEPPSVAAPKVEELSAQQEAILQRDDGSQQASLVEVDQSFGQEEQPQQQQEEVVVPVQQEAPAPAQTEDAELPKQAEEAVTVEVVEQAPTTKQQQQAPLEQQDVSAVQAAEPTMMVAEEVPENVNGSLTVEVSGAGADAMTASMIAKRINTEEEAKAALAERRRLAREEAERLAELERKRIEAEEQAERQRILEEEERLRKLEEETIRLAEEQRRMEEERLQQAIEEARRRDEEERKRREEEARQKAEREEAERKAREEAERQRVEMAERLKKEEKEREERRKRVEAIMSRTRAKGAANNTPTKNNEDDKENAMSKSQIVLSSTPAALPTGTAMSASTISMTDSFIASEIRQEQQQQQQQTQHQSLEQAMESLSLSNNNTTSSNSSSSSSDTLANSSTINNNINNNNNNTNGGNVQFDKSVTEKENLLLASSTAGAAVVVANNNLNNGSTSNGTVVEPATNEEGTNGTKGESLLLTTNGKSEQQSPAMMASSNGSSNATTANSTSDLIIEDALMGQTNGHKNGTMDNVFAVNDSMKAQTVPTELTNNFYTPKNGDHHQNGDSSGDGADRDAYPSLIEPNTAGTEQQQHCSSFDSSGTVSTATTETTIVMADGASTNADQLIDFASFSTSEEPFGHSMPRDASVSDANFNPLLASPAFGGSVAGAGSENETSLAQHTPLDVHNISNNNSINPFFTVSDPVLLDSKRRESGGNDAPEAVLFDLTLDNTGNGGSNNSITSSPFFNNNNNNNTAPSSNNTPWLVSATTDGQENRDLSLL; from the exons ATGGGTTTGATCGACGATGACAGTTTCAATGAATCAGTGCACTCAAGCGCCATCATGTTGACCGATGAAAGTGATCGTATTCCGAGCACGACGCTCGCTGTGCTGCGCGGCATATTAGTGAAATCATTGTCCCGCGAGAATTTGAGCCTGaccgatcagcagcagctgttGGGAACGCGGAAGGCACGCCATGTTCAATTTAGTCTAG CTGGAAACAGAGATGCGACCGTACAAAAACAGTCAAGGCCGTCTTCAGCCAATAGAG ATCGACTGCACGAACAGTCCGTTGCGCACACTCTTCACTGGTTTGCTTGCGTCGGCGATGATAGCGTCGATAATGGTAGAAACACAGAAG AACTGCAAAAGGAACGTGAGGAACGAATAAAACAGATGAAGGAACGACAGAACGAGGAGCGGCAGAAGAAGCTCGAGGAGCTGAAGGCACAAGCACTAGCGGCGCAAAAGTTCCGCGAGCAGAAGGAGGAAGAACGACGCCGCCGGATGGACGACCTGCGGAGGCGGGAAAGTGACCGACGGTCACAGGTCGAGGAGCGTCGCCGGGCCATCATCGAGGCCGATAACGAGCGACGGGAGTACATACTGCGCAAGAACCAGGAGCGGGATCAGCGCATGGAGACGAAACGACGCAACGATCGAGGCTCGATCCAGTTCGCTTTCGGATCGTCGACACCGCGGATGATCGATACCAGTGACAGTGGCATGTGCAGCTCGTTCTGGGCTCATAGGAG AGCCACATCCATTACGAACGTAGCGTATACAGGGGCGGCATTAACGAGGCGTAGTTCCGAGCGCGAACTAACCGACAGTGCGTCGAAGAAACGAGCTACCTCTGCCAGTGGTCTCGACCGATCGACCGACG ACCAACGGCGAATGTCCAGCTCGATGTACGAGGTGTTCAACTGGACGAGCACCAGCGAGTGTCCGAGAAAGCTAACGTTCTCGCTGGCTGGGTCCGGCATCAACATCGACGATCCTCCGACGGCTGCCGAATATCAACCGGCAGCTTCGCGCAATTATGCTAGCGGAAAGG ACGATACAGCAGAAATGAACTATCAGCGCACTGTCAATCGTCGAAAGACCGATCTAATGCCTACCATTCCTAGTCCTCGTGATAGCTCTAGATCGTCTCTCGGTACACACACTCCCAGAACACCAG GCCGAGCGTTCTCGATGACACGCTTGGATCAGCTGGCGCAACCACGACGACGCAACGGCGAGCACATCAGCGCGATTCTGGAGCGCGAGCGCCGTCAGGCCCTGGAGCTGGAGAACCTTACCCGTTTGTCACTGTCCTCGTCCCGCTCGTCGCCGACCGGTAGCGGCGGCAACAGCAAGCGAATGTCGCGCAGCATGTCTCAGCTGGCCGGCAGCGGTGCAAAGTATCGGAACCAATCGCAGGACTCGAATTCCGGTCGCAGTCCCGGCTTCGGCGGAGGTCGCAAGTCATCGTTCAATTCGTCGTCAATTAACAGTGGCAGCACGTCGCCCATGCGTCGCAACGATACCTCCAAGAGCATGTCCCAGCTGAACACGGCCGGCAGCACACCGCGCATCACCAAAACCGAGCGTCTCCGCCAGcagtaccaccaccatcagcagcaacagcagcatcaccaaCAGCATCAGAATCAGCTCCTGGTGACGAACG GTCTTCGTTCCGGTGAAATGACGCCCACCAGTCTGAACACTTCGCGGCCAGGAAGTGCAATGTCCAGCTCGACGACCGCGTCCGGTATCGTATATCGACGAACCCTGCCAGCACAACGTAAACCACGACCGGCCAGTATCGCCGTCACGGGCGTATCTGCTTCCGGCCTGAAGgaag ATAAACCTCCACTCCCAAAGACAGGATCCGGCGCATCGACCGGCAGCGGTGTATCTAGCGCGACCAGCAAACATCGGCTATCGAGCGCTGGTTCCGGCAGCCTCACCACGACCCCTGCAAAATCCGCATCCGGCACGGAAACGCCCACGAAGAAACCGTTGACGCTGCATTCGGCAGAGAAACGTTCCGCGGGCGCGAGAGGTGCCACACCGAAAGCGTCCTCTACGCCGCTGCAATCACCTGGACCGGAGAAGGCATCGCGCAACCTGCTGGATTCGTTGAAGAAATCGGCCGATGGCCCCAAGAAGGTCCCGGCGTCGAAGACTCCCGCTCAAAAGGATGATGCAGTGGTGGTGGAAGCCAAACAGGAACCGCCGTCGGTTGCTGCTCCCAAGGTGGAAGAGCTGAGCGCCCAGCAGGAAGCGATCCTGCAACGTGACGATGGCTCGCAGCAGGCTTCACTGGTAGAGGTGGATCAATCGTTCGGACAAGAGGaacagccacagcagcagcaggaagagGTGGTGGTTCCGGTGCAGCAAGAAGCTCCGGCACCCGCACAGACAGAGGACGCTGAACTACCAAAGCAAGCAGAAGAAGCCGTTACGGTGGAGGTAGTAGAACAAgcgccaaccacgaagcaacaacagcaagctCCATTGGAGCAACAGGACGTTAGTGCTGTTCAAGCAGCAGAGCCTACAATGATGGTCGCGGAAGAGGTACCAGAGAACGTTAACGGTAGTTTAACTGTTGAAGTATCTGGGGCCGGGGCTGACGCAATGACCGCTTCCATGATCGCCAAGCGCATCAACACGGAGGAGGAAGCAAAGGCTGCACTGGCCGAGCGTCGTCGTTTGGCGCGCGAGGAAGCCGAACGACTGGCGGAACTGGAGCGCAAGCGTATCGAGGCCGAGGAGCAGGCCGAGCGGCAGCGCATCCTGGAGGAAGAAGAGCGCCTGCGCAAGCTGGAAGAGGAAACGATCCGGCTGGCCGAGGAGCAGCGGCGCATGGAGGAGGAGCGGCTTCAGCAGGCCATCGAGGAGGCACGCCGACGGGATGAGGAGGAACGCAAGCGGCGCGAAGAGGAAGCTCGGCAAAAGGCGGAGCGCGAGGAGGCCGAGCGTAAGGCGCGCGAGGAAGCCGAACGGCAGCGCGTCGAGATGGCCGAGCGGCTgaagaaggaggaaaaggagcgCGAGGAACGCCGGAAGCGCGTTGAAGCAATCATGTCCCGTACCCGTGCCAAGGGAGCAGCCAACAACACGCCGACAAAG AATAACGAAGACGACAAGGAAAATGCCATGTCCAAGAGCCAGATTGTACTTTCGTCCACGCCGGCCGCCCTACCAACCGGTACTGCCATGTCCGCATCTACCATATCGATGACCGATTCGTTCATTGCGTCCGAAATTCgacaagagcagcagcagcagcagcaacagaccCAACACCAGTCCCTGGAACAGGCGATGGAGTCCCTGTCGctgagcaacaacaacaccaccagtagcaatagcagcagtagcagcagtgacACCCTAGCCAACAGTAGCACCattaacaacaacatcaacaataacaacaacaacaccaacggcGGTAACGTGCAGTTCGACAAGTCCGTGACGGAGAAGGAGAACCTACTGCTCGCCAGCAGTACCGCCGGTGCCGCCGTGGTGGTGGCTAACAACAATCTCAACAACGGTAGCACCAGCAATGGTACCGTGGTCGAACCAGCCACCAACGAGGAAGGCACTAACGGCACCAAGGGTGAGTCGCTTCTACTGACGACGAACGGCAAATCGGAGCAGCAGTCGCCAGCGATGATGGCGAGCAGCAATGGCAGCAGCAATGCCACCACAGCCAACAGCACCTCGGACCTGATCATCGAGGATGCGCTGATGGGCCAAACCAACGGACACAAGAACGGCACCATGGACAATGTGTT TGCTGTGAATGATTCGATGAAGGCGCAGACCGTTCCGACCGAACTAACTAACAATTTCTACACGCCGAAAAATGGTGATCATCACCAGAACGGCGACAGCAGCGGCGACGGCGCTGATCGGGACGCATACCCTTCCTTGATCGAGCCGAACACTGCCGGaacggaacagcagcagcactgctCGTCCTTTGACTCGTCTGGCACTGTCTCCACTGCCACGACAGAAACAACCATCGTTATGGCGGACGGTGCAAGCACCAATGCTGACCAGCTGATCGATTTCGCTAGCTTTTCCACCAGCGAGGAACCGTTCGGCCATTCGATGCCTCGCGATGCAAGCGTCAGCGATGCTAACTTCAACCCGCTTCTCGCCTCTCCCGCGTTCGGCGGTagtgttgctggtgctggcaGCGAGAACGAGACGAGCCTAGCGCAACATACACCCCTCGATGTGCATAACATATCCAACAACAATAGTATTAACCCCTTCTTCACTGTGAGCGATCCCGTGCTGCTCGACAGCAAACGACGAGAGTCTGGTGGAAACGATGCACCCGAAGCGGTCCTCTTTGATCTAACCCTTGATAACACCGGGAACggcggcagcaacaacagtatCACTAGCAGTCCCTTtttcaataacaacaacaacaataacactgCACCATCATCCAACAACACTCCCTGGCTAGTCTCGGCGACAACCGACGGTCAAGAGAATCGAG ACTTGTCGCTCTTGTGA